A portion of the Pseudoalteromonas luteoviolacea genome contains these proteins:
- a CDS encoding GNAT family N-acetyltransferase, translating into MSNTEEQFVAPSITVKFIEPEDIHVAASLLFQAYRGDPLLVHILNEPNQNKFDAKLRALVRQELTRFGKSGQPILGIYTEENLVAVACAFASHCEIDKSFGWHWRLTLMMGAGVLQTQQIIEKERIIKEHLRDLGEYYFLSFIAVDPHYQGSGYGHYLLSALDSLVCENDFMSGMAVFVTQGSQVNFFEAHGYQLVKEIAFNSVSGDLLFKARTDDLEKVL; encoded by the coding sequence ATGTCTAATACAGAAGAGCAATTTGTAGCCCCTTCAATTACAGTCAAATTTATCGAGCCAGAAGATATCCATGTCGCTGCAAGTTTATTATTTCAAGCTTATAGAGGAGATCCGTTATTAGTGCATATTCTTAATGAGCCAAATCAAAATAAATTTGATGCCAAGCTAAGGGCCTTGGTTAGGCAAGAGTTAACCCGGTTTGGTAAATCTGGGCAACCAATCTTGGGGATATACACAGAGGAAAATTTGGTGGCAGTGGCTTGTGCATTTGCGTCTCATTGTGAAATAGATAAAAGCTTTGGTTGGCATTGGCGACTGACATTGATGATGGGGGCTGGTGTGTTACAGACACAGCAAATTATTGAAAAGGAACGTATTATTAAAGAACATTTGAGAGATTTGGGTGAATACTACTTTTTGTCTTTTATTGCCGTTGATCCACATTATCAAGGCTCAGGCTATGGTCATTATTTACTGAGTGCGCTCGATTCTTTGGTTTGTGAGAATGACTTCATGTCCGGGATGGCGGTATTTGTAACACAAGGGAGTCAGGTGAACTTTTTTGAGGCGCATGGCTATCAACTTGTGAAAGAAATAGCATTTAATTCGGTATCTGGAGATTTGTTGTTTAAAGCGCGTACTGACGATTTGGAAAAAGTACTGTGA
- a CDS encoding DUF2789 domain-containing protein — protein sequence MDNSYHSLNALFAQLGLDNSDEHISQFIDKNKLPSNTLIVDAPFWNQGQKHFIEESLREDADWSEVIDTLDTLLR from the coding sequence ATGGATAATAGTTACCACTCTCTAAACGCGTTATTCGCTCAATTAGGATTAGACAATAGTGATGAACATATCTCACAGTTCATTGATAAAAATAAGCTACCAAGTAACACCTTGATAGTAGACGCCCCTTTTTGGAATCAAGGGCAAAAGCATTTTATCGAAGAGTCGTTACGAGAAGATGCTGATTGGAGCGAGGTTATCGATACTCTGGATACCTTGTTACGATAA
- a CDS encoding Zn-ribbon-containing protein → MFVVDLTFDCYQDTTLEKAEQAINRLVNALRFNGQIIGDEFPTVLKDGFFITRVMCPLEDSLHPLHHSPFVKHAIEQLQQAGLLAPKVKVIGQDIHANGADQCQAPSCYILYTTYVHTCSPLYCGDDFQPVPLYNIPAIANGDYKALIKWQEDWQACDQIQINGATRCEFAALEEITSLSSDLSRRGLDLSKRIRYLTEKPVYYYLYRVGGESLEAEKQRKCPNCGGNWALSEPWFGLFDFKCDSCQLVSNISWDFQ, encoded by the coding sequence ATGTTCGTTGTAGATTTAACCTTTGACTGCTACCAAGACACTACTCTCGAAAAAGCTGAACAAGCAATCAATCGTCTTGTCAATGCACTGCGTTTTAACGGCCAAATTATTGGTGATGAATTCCCGACTGTACTTAAAGATGGCTTCTTTATCACACGTGTAATGTGTCCACTTGAAGACTCTCTTCACCCACTGCATCATAGTCCATTCGTAAAACATGCGATTGAGCAGCTTCAGCAAGCAGGATTATTGGCACCAAAAGTCAAAGTCATTGGCCAAGACATTCACGCTAATGGCGCAGATCAATGCCAAGCCCCGTCGTGTTATATTCTCTACACGACCTATGTACACACATGCAGCCCTCTTTACTGTGGTGATGATTTTCAGCCAGTACCACTTTACAACATCCCTGCTATCGCCAATGGCGACTATAAAGCACTCATCAAATGGCAAGAGGATTGGCAAGCATGTGATCAGATACAGATCAATGGTGCGACCCGCTGTGAGTTTGCAGCGTTAGAAGAAATCACCAGCTTATCTAGTGATTTATCACGCAGAGGGCTCGATTTATCAAAACGCATTCGTTATCTAACTGAAAAACCAGTCTACTACTATTTATATCGAGTTGGCGGAGAAAGCTTAGAAGCCGAAAAACAAAGAAAATGCCCAAATTGCGGTGGCAATTGGGCACTGAGTGAACCTTGGTTTGGTCTATTTGATTTTAAGTGCGATAGCTGTCAATTGGTCTCAAATATTTCTTGGGATTTTCAGTGA
- the syd gene encoding SecY-interacting protein has translation MASLTTLMETIHQQYAAATEQQHGHRPMIPHDPDYPSACEVGDADDAGNIQWQAMVRQPQQGLEDLARALDVTFPPALHAYYGSVYAGNIQAKFDGNDIELLQVWNDDDFVNLQQNITGHVLMKRRLKQDDTVFIGLTDRDDLLISVKLNSGEVCLEYVGKPTHHVLAKDIESFLANLSFDH, from the coding sequence ATGGCTTCTTTGACAACTTTGATGGAAACAATACATCAGCAGTATGCTGCTGCAACAGAGCAGCAACATGGGCATCGACCTATGATCCCACATGATCCGGATTACCCAAGTGCATGTGAAGTCGGTGATGCAGATGATGCTGGTAACATTCAGTGGCAAGCGATGGTACGACAACCTCAGCAGGGGCTTGAAGATCTAGCAAGGGCGCTAGATGTGACGTTTCCACCTGCATTACATGCCTATTATGGATCGGTATATGCCGGAAATATTCAAGCGAAGTTCGATGGTAATGACATTGAATTGTTACAAGTTTGGAATGACGATGATTTTGTGAATTTACAACAGAATATTACAGGTCATGTATTAATGAAGCGACGTCTCAAGCAAGATGATACGGTTTTCATTGGCTTGACCGATAGGGATGATTTGTTGATTTCAGTAAAGCTTAATAGTGGTGAAGTGTGCTTGGAGTATGTTGGAAAGCCAACACATCATGTATTGGCTAAGGACATAGAGTCGTTTTTAGCTAACTTAAGCTTTGATCACTGA
- the queF gene encoding NADPH-dependent 7-cyano-7-deazaguanine reductase QueF (Catalyzes the NADPH-dependent reduction of 7-cyano-7-deazaguanine (preQ0) to 7-aminomethyl-7-deazaguanine (preQ1) in queuosine biosynthesis): MTDYNNAPELQASILGKTTEYASAYDASLLHPIARKLNRDQIAVDEQALPFKGEDTWTGYELSWLNSKGKPQVAVATFVFPCQSSHIIESKSFKLYLNSFNQTRFESIDDVHKHLIEDLSSAANCNVTVTLFGPDEYNCLPFTQLPGQCIDDLDVDIDTYSPEDGILKHTSDNQVSETLYSHLLKSNCLITSQPDWASIVIRYEGKQVCRASLLKYLISFRDHNEFHEQCVERIYCDLQRALQPIKLEVYARYTRRGGLDINPYRSSEQNTTGFNVRVNRQ; encoded by the coding sequence ATGACAGATTACAACAACGCACCTGAACTTCAGGCTTCAATACTTGGTAAAACTACCGAATATGCATCTGCGTACGATGCCTCTTTATTACATCCTATCGCACGCAAACTAAATCGTGACCAAATTGCTGTGGATGAGCAGGCATTGCCATTTAAAGGTGAAGATACTTGGACTGGCTATGAGCTGTCTTGGCTCAACAGCAAAGGCAAACCACAAGTTGCAGTCGCTACTTTTGTTTTTCCATGCCAAAGCTCTCATATTATCGAGTCGAAATCATTTAAACTGTACTTAAACAGCTTTAATCAGACACGATTTGAGTCCATCGATGATGTGCATAAGCACCTCATAGAGGACTTGTCTAGCGCAGCTAACTGCAACGTCACAGTCACTTTATTTGGTCCTGATGAGTACAATTGTCTGCCATTTACTCAGCTACCTGGTCAATGCATAGATGATTTAGATGTGGACATTGATACTTATAGCCCTGAGGATGGAATTCTTAAGCACACCAGTGATAACCAAGTCTCTGAAACCCTGTATAGCCACTTGTTGAAATCAAACTGCCTCATCACTTCTCAGCCGGACTGGGCCAGTATTGTGATCCGATACGAAGGAAAACAAGTTTGCAGAGCATCTTTACTCAAGTACCTCATTTCTTTTCGCGACCACAATGAGTTTCATGAACAATGTGTTGAGCGCATCTACTGCGATCTTCAACGCGCACTTCAACCTATCAAACTAGAGGTGTACGCCCGATATACTCGTCGAGGAGGATTGGATATCAACCCTTATCGTTCTAGTGAGCAAAATACGACAGGGTTTAACGTACGCGTAAACAGACAATAA
- a CDS encoding peptidylprolyl isomerase — MKTSLIILSTVVFLTGCMQQADEPRIPVRAPAEIINTAPSEVWQTIDNQNVLRIELETGYVYVELNAQLAPHHTKNIKLLAQEKFYEGLNVYRFVEGFVAQGGDPTGSKMPVKAQKRINAELSHKTDKKLAITALDGSDGYAIRTGFLNGFAVGQNYGGTKTWMTHCTGTFAMARGNEINSGGTEFYITLSPQRYLDRNITVFGRVLEGMQHVQQLQRTPVEGKPYNPIKRVDILSDVATQDQSVFEYLQTNSAEFEELVAARTNRPEPWFKFTPNYVDVCAITVPTRRKS, encoded by the coding sequence ATAAAAACGAGTTTGATTATATTAAGTACGGTTGTATTCCTGACTGGCTGTATGCAGCAAGCAGATGAGCCACGCATACCTGTGCGTGCTCCTGCGGAAATTATTAACACAGCGCCTAGTGAAGTATGGCAAACAATTGATAATCAAAATGTACTCCGAATTGAGCTGGAAACGGGTTATGTGTACGTTGAACTCAATGCTCAACTTGCACCGCATCACACTAAGAATATTAAGTTGCTGGCACAAGAAAAGTTTTATGAAGGGCTCAATGTATATCGCTTCGTAGAGGGATTTGTTGCGCAGGGAGGTGATCCAACGGGCAGTAAGATGCCAGTCAAAGCGCAAAAACGTATCAATGCGGAGCTATCCCATAAAACAGATAAAAAATTAGCTATTACGGCGTTAGATGGCTCGGATGGATATGCTATTCGCACAGGGTTTTTGAATGGCTTTGCTGTGGGTCAAAATTATGGTGGTACAAAAACTTGGATGACCCATTGTACAGGCACGTTTGCAATGGCACGTGGGAATGAAATAAACAGTGGTGGTACAGAGTTTTATATAACGCTTTCACCCCAGCGCTACTTAGATCGCAATATTACCGTTTTTGGTCGCGTTTTAGAAGGCATGCAACATGTGCAACAGTTGCAGCGTACCCCTGTGGAAGGAAAGCCATACAACCCTATCAAAAGGGTAGATATATTGAGTGATGTTGCCACTCAAGATCAAAGTGTGTTTGAGTATTTACAAACGAATTCAGCTGAGTTTGAAGAGCTGGTGGCTGCGAGAACGAATCGTCCTGAACCTTGGTTTAAGTTTACGCCTAATTACGTGGATGTATGCGCAATAACAGTACCGACAAGAAGAAAAAGCTAA